One Marinitoga hydrogenitolerans DSM 16785 genomic window carries:
- a CDS encoding response regulator — protein sequence MQFNILIVDDSKFDIIVLMDMIEKLGHIVIGEAKDGKEAINKYFKLLPDVVFMNLLMPVMNGIEAMNFILENDPEANIIVTSSFSEKEYVKEAILNGAKDFLAIPIKKEKLKEVLEKLK from the coding sequence ATGCAATTTAATATTTTAATAGTTGATGATTCAAAATTTGATATAATAGTACTTATGGATATGATAGAAAAATTAGGGCATATTGTTATAGGCGAAGCAAAAGATGGTAAAGAAGCTATAAATAAATATTTTAAATTATTACCAGATGTTGTTTTTATGAATTTATTAATGCCTGTTATGAATGGTATTGAAGCTATGAATTTTATTTTAGAAAATGATCCAGAAGCGAACATTATTGTAACCTCATCATTTTCAGAAAAAGAATATGTAAAAGAAGCTATTTTAAATGGTGCAAAAGATTTTTTAGCTATACCAATAAAAAAAGAAAAGTTAAAAGAGGTATTGGAAAAATTAAAATAA
- the fabD gene encoding ACP S-malonyltransferase — protein MIAFVFPGQGSQTLNMGKELLEEYPEYKKYLDIASKTIDVDLESIIFGDDEKKLTLTENTQPSLLTISYIMYLYAKEKLNIIPDIVAGHSLGEWTALAAAEVLSFEDAVKLVRLRGKYMSEACPPGIGGMGAVIGLSIDKISEIISQFENINIANHNSPEQIVISGDKKEILEALKLLKEAGAKKVVELNVSGPFHSKLVFPAQEKMEKELKKLKFKKPIYKIIQNYTAQIEENPQKIRENLVKQITGTVRWVETIQKMKDLGVKKVYEVGPGKVLAGLIKRIDKTLKPQSILKV, from the coding sequence ATGATTGCTTTTGTTTTTCCAGGTCAAGGATCACAAACATTAAATATGGGAAAAGAACTTTTAGAAGAATATCCAGAATATAAAAAATACTTAGATATTGCATCTAAAACTATTGATGTTGATCTTGAATCAATTATATTTGGAGATGATGAAAAAAAATTAACCCTTACTGAAAACACACAACCTTCATTATTAACCATATCATATATAATGTATTTATATGCAAAAGAAAAATTAAATATTATTCCTGATATTGTTGCCGGTCATTCATTAGGCGAATGGACAGCTTTAGCTGCGGCAGAAGTTCTATCATTTGAAGATGCCGTAAAACTCGTACGATTAAGAGGAAAATATATGAGTGAAGCATGTCCTCCTGGAATTGGTGGAATGGGAGCTGTAATAGGATTATCAATAGATAAAATAAGCGAAATAATATCACAATTTGAAAATATTAACATCGCAAATCACAATTCACCTGAACAAATTGTCATTAGTGGTGATAAAAAAGAAATATTAGAAGCATTAAAATTATTAAAAGAGGCTGGAGCAAAAAAAGTGGTTGAACTTAATGTTAGTGGACCTTTTCATTCAAAATTAGTATTCCCTGCTCAGGAAAAAATGGAAAAAGAATTAAAAAAATTGAAGTTTAAAAAACCCATATATAAAATAATTCAAAATTATACTGCACAAATAGAAGAAAACCCTCAAAAGATAAGAGAAAATTTAGTAAAACAAATAACAGGTACTGTGAGATGGGTCGAAACTATACAAAAAATGAAGGATTTAGGTGTTAAAAAAGTTTATGAGGTGGGACCTGGTAAAGTTTTAGCTGGATTAATAAAAAGAATAGATAAAACATTAAAACCACAGAGTATATTAAAAGTTTAA